From a single Photobacterium gaetbulicola Gung47 genomic region:
- a CDS encoding inorganic polyphosphate/ATP-NAD kinase (COG0061) has product MDMTRVFQTIAIIGKPRNPEALQTHLSLYKWLVEKGYDVLVDHRLANDLSLPKTAFCDLLTIGDKANLAIVVGGDGNMLGAARVLSRFDIAVIGVNRGSLGFLTDLDPDAFEDELDQVLNGEYVVEKRFLLEAEVHRHGMIKSRNAALNEAVLHPDKIAHMIEFEVYIDDTFAFSQRSDGLIISTPTGSTAYSLSGGGPILSSELNAISLVPMFPHTLSCRPLVVDGNSRIKLMVSPTNGSTLEVSCDGQVSLPVSPGDEIHIYQSPETLKLIHPKNYSYYEVLRGKLGWSSRLF; this is encoded by the coding sequence ATGGACATGACACGCGTTTTCCAGACTATCGCGATAATTGGCAAACCCCGCAACCCCGAAGCCTTGCAGACCCATTTGAGCCTCTATAAATGGCTGGTCGAGAAAGGGTATGACGTACTTGTTGACCACCGCCTGGCCAATGACCTGTCACTGCCCAAGACCGCCTTTTGTGATTTATTGACTATCGGTGACAAAGCCAACTTGGCGATCGTAGTCGGTGGTGACGGCAATATGCTGGGCGCGGCACGGGTACTGTCGCGCTTCGACATTGCGGTGATTGGCGTCAACCGCGGCAGCCTTGGCTTTTTGACCGATCTTGATCCCGATGCCTTCGAAGACGAGCTTGACCAGGTGCTCAACGGCGAATACGTGGTTGAAAAGCGCTTTTTGCTTGAAGCGGAAGTCCACCGCCACGGCATGATAAAAAGCCGCAACGCGGCCCTCAACGAAGCGGTGCTGCACCCGGACAAAATCGCCCACATGATTGAGTTCGAGGTCTACATCGATGATACCTTTGCCTTCTCCCAGCGCTCCGACGGCCTGATTATCTCTACGCCAACCGGTTCAACGGCCTATTCGCTTTCCGGTGGCGGCCCGATCCTGTCTTCCGAGCTCAATGCGATTTCGTTGGTGCCGATGTTCCCGCATACCCTGTCGTGCCGCCCATTGGTGGTGGACGGCAATAGCCGGATCAAATTGATGGTTTCACCAACCAATGGCAGTACATTGGAAGTCAGCTGTGACGGCCAGGTATCCCTGCCGGTCAGCCCGGGCGATGAGATCCACATTTACCAAAGCCCGGAAACCCTCAAGCTGATCCACCCGAAGAATTACAGCTACTATGAGGTGCTGCGGGGCAAGCTGGGCTGGTCGAGTCGATTGTTCTAG